In the genome of Bacteroidales bacterium WCE2004, the window TCACGCATCAGGTTCTCATAACCGTAGGTGAAGTTCACGGTCTCCGGAGTCGCACCGTTCAGGAAGTCGTCCAGGGAGTTGTAGCGATAGTAACCGGTACCGTTACGCAGGTAGGCGTTGTCAGCCATCTGGTACTCATAGCCGAGACCGGCGGTGAGCTTGTGGTCACCGAGGAACATCGTGAAGTCGTCCTTGACGATGACGACGTCGTTGTGGTAGCCGTTCTGCCAGGTGAAGAGTTCATAACCGAGGGACATGTACGGGGTGATGGTACCGGTACCGTCCAGGATGTCGATGAACGGGAAGTAGGAAGAAGGCGTGTCACGGGACGTGTCAAGCTTGGAATAGGTGGCCAGGAACTGGTTCACCATATTGTCCGACAGCTTGCTGTTCAGGTCGAGGGAGAACGAGTGCACCAGGTTGTTCATGTTGTAGAACGCGTTGGCGAACGACATGGAGTACTGGGACAGACGGTACTCGGCGGTACGCTGACCGCAGTCGGAGGAGGTGCCGTTGGTATAGTTGCACTCCTTGGAGATCGTGTAGTTGTAGCGGAAGGCGAGCTTGTGGTTCTCGTTGATGTTCCAGTCGATACGGGCAAGGGCCTTCATGTTCATCTCGTTGCCGAGGAACTTGTCGTAGGAGCCGGTATCATAGCCGTACTTGTCCTTGACGAACTTCTGGACCTTCTGCATGTCAGCGACGGTCGTCCGGGAGATGAAGAGGTTCGGGTTGGCGACGCCGTCCGTGGAAGGCTGCCAGCGGGTGATCTGCTCCGGATGGGGGATGTACTCGAAGTTGACGAAGAAGAAGAGTTTGTTCTTGATGATCGGACCGCCGAGGGTCATACCATAAGTGGTGGTACGCTCGCGCTCGCGGTTGCCCTGCTCGACACCGGCGATGGTGTTGCCGCGCAGGAACTCGTTGCGGTGATAGATGTAAGCGCTACCCTTGAACGTGTTGGTACCGGACTTGGTGATGGCGTTGACGCCGCCGCCGATGAAGTTGTTCTGGCGGACGTCGAACGGAGAGATCACGACCTGCATTTCAGCGATGGCGTCGAGGGAGACAGGGTTGCCGCCGCCCGGGAGGTCGCCGGAAAGGCCGAAGTTGTTGTTGAAGTTGGCACCGTCGATCGTGAAGTTCGAAGAGCGGTTGTCAGCACCCATGAAGGTCATGCCGTTGCCGCCGTACGGGGACAGGCGCGTCACGTCGGTGAGGTTGCGGGTGACCGTAGGGAGTGCGGCGATCTGGCGGTTGTTGATGTTGGTCGCAGCACCGGTCTTCTCCGTGGCGAACTTGGTGGCCGCCTCGGAAATGACGATGGCCTCGCCCAGCATCTCCGCATCGTCGGCGAGGGTAGCGTTGAGCGCATAGTCCTCAGCGAGCGTCAGGGTGATGTCCGTGTAGGTCACGGTGGTGTAGCCCAGGCAGCTGACTTCGACGGTGTACGGGCCACCGGCACGCATACCGTTGATATAGAAACGGCCTTCAGCGTTGGCCACAGCGTAGTACTGGGAGCCGGAAGGGGTGTGGACCGCCACGACGGAAGCACCGACGACGGGCTCGCCCTGGGAGTCGGAAACCTTGCCGTTCAGCGTGGAGGTCGTCACCTGCGCAGCGGCAGACACGACAAAGAGCATTGCTGCGAAAGACAGCAACACACGCTTGCAAAAATGGTTCATCATGTTGATAATAAAGTAAAATTGAGTTACTTAACTGTCAATAACATAGTCAGGTTTGAGTACGCGCCGCAAAGATAGCTTACTAAATTGAATTGGACAAACCCTTTTTCCATTTTTTATCAATTTTATTGCTACCTTTGCAGCCGAATATTAACCTAACGAGGAGAGATTTGATTGCTTGCAACCTCGTCAAAAATGCTAAAAGAGATGAATCACCTTTTCACATCGGAGTCCGTCTCCGAAGGTCATCCCGACAAAGTCGCTGACCAGATTTCCGACGCCATCCTCGACGAATTCCTCCGGC includes:
- a CDS encoding Carboxypeptidase regulatory-like domain-containing protein; the protein is MMNHFCKRVLLSFAAMLFVVSAAAQVTTSTLNGKVSDSQGEPVVGASVVAVHTPSGSQYYAVANAEGRFYINGMRAGGPYTVEVSCLGYTTVTYTDITLTLAEDYALNATLADDAEMLGEAIVISEAATKFATEKTGAATNINNRQIAALPTVTRNLTDVTRLSPYGGNGMTFMGADNRSSNFTIDGANFNNNFGLSGDLPGGGNPVSLDAIAEMQVVISPFDVRQNNFIGGGVNAITKSGTNTFKGSAYIYHRNEFLRGNTIAGVEQGNRERERTTTYGMTLGGPIIKNKLFFFVNFEYIPHPEQITRWQPSTDGVANPNLFISRTTVADMQKVQKFVKDKYGYDTGSYDKFLGNEMNMKALARIDWNINENHKLAFRYNYTISKECNYTNGTSSDCGQRTAEYRLSQYSMSFANAFYNMNNLVHSFSLDLNSKLSDNMVNQFLATYSKLDTSRDTPSSYFPFIDILDGTGTITPYMSLGYELFTWQNGYHNDVVIVKDDFTMFLGDHKLTAGLGYEYQMADNAYLRNGTGYYRYNSLDDFLNGATPETVNFTYGYENLMRDDPASRVTYHKASLYAQDEWAVNDKLKLTAGLRLDSYIFDNSNIITNKAVYELSYPDANGNIRHIDTGRWPGAAPSISPRVGFTWDVLGDKTLKVRGGTGLFLGRVPLVFFTNMPSNSSMNQYNGIITTYYKEGKVTSADPNLAAFAGDLIVDREAMRQKWYSLGYPQEITPEDGKIPNKLAAVDPSFKMPQVWKTALAIDYVFPTSFPFSVTVEGMFNQNINAANMEDWNMKPVNGFARFNGADNRPNYPTDYRYTSSPAYVLTNTHLGYSYSGSISFNMTPVEGLNIMAYYTHVMNKELTSLPGSDPASIFNYVPTVAGPNYTQLHASKNNTPDRFVASLTHSDKSGNHYSFIYEGWRGGYNYSYLLTNDMNGDNYKYDSLFIPTDEQVADGSFRFVSNDDATRFMDFVHNDAYLSKHQGQYAEGYSVYSPWTHRLDFSYKHDFSVKIGSSRNTLQLSLDIKNVLNMFNSEWGVAKFMNASLNEGRILQYEGVDAEGYPTFSTPAAVSGNTQTWTYATGLGQCWYASIGIKYMFN